The following coding sequences lie in one Burkholderia cepacia genomic window:
- a CDS encoding class I SAM-dependent methyltransferase, producing MSESVIAAAGGHVAQAEPSRWVAQWSRLVPAGGAVLDVAAGGGRHARWFASHGHPVVALDRDPVALAALRTIPGVEARAADLEGAPWPLPAGERFAAVIVTNYLHRPLWPHLLDAVVPGGVLIYETFAQGNETVGKPSNPAFLLAPGELLDAVHGRLRVVAYEDGFVAAPREAFVQRLCAVREGATPKAGAGIPRYELPG from the coding sequence ATGAGCGAATCCGTCATTGCCGCCGCGGGCGGTCACGTCGCTCAGGCCGAGCCGTCGCGCTGGGTCGCGCAATGGTCGCGGCTCGTGCCGGCCGGCGGCGCCGTGCTCGATGTCGCCGCGGGCGGCGGCCGCCATGCGCGCTGGTTCGCGTCGCATGGGCATCCGGTCGTCGCGCTTGACCGCGATCCGGTCGCGCTGGCCGCGTTGCGCACGATTCCCGGCGTCGAGGCTCGCGCGGCCGATCTCGAAGGCGCGCCGTGGCCGCTGCCGGCCGGCGAGCGGTTTGCGGCCGTGATCGTCACGAACTACCTGCATCGTCCGCTCTGGCCCCATCTGCTCGATGCAGTGGTGCCGGGCGGCGTGCTGATCTACGAAACCTTCGCGCAAGGAAACGAAACGGTCGGAAAACCGTCCAACCCCGCGTTCCTGCTCGCCCCGGGCGAGCTGCTGGACGCCGTGCACGGCCGCCTGCGGGTGGTCGCGTACGAGGACGGTTTCGTCGCCGCGCCGCGCGAGGCGTTCGTCCAGCGTCTCTGCGCGGTGCGCGAGGGCGCGACCCCGAAGGCGGGGGCGGGAATTCCACGTTACGAACTGCCCGGCTAA
- a CDS encoding tryptophan--tRNA ligase gives MFPERIFSGMRPTGSLHLGHYHGVLKNWVKLQSEYPCFFCVVDWHALTTHYETPEVIEKNVWDVLIDWLASGIDPAQATLFIQSKVPEHAELALLLGMSTPLGWLERVPTYKEQMEKLKDKDLSTYGFLGYPVLMAADILLYRGSLVPVGEDQVPHVEMTREIARRFNYLYGREPGFEEKALEAAKKLGGKRAKLYHELRNAYQQEGDDEALEQARAMLQESQSLSMSDRERLFGYLEGARKIILVEPQALLTEASRMPGLDGQKMSKSYGNTIGLREDAETITKKVRTMPTDPARVRRTDPGDPDKCPVWQLHQVYTDEATHEWVQQGCRSAGIGCLDCKQPVVEGILREQQPMLERAQKYMDDPSLLRAIVADGCDKARKYATETMRDVRDAMGLSYN, from the coding sequence ATGTTCCCAGAACGTATTTTCTCCGGCATGCGACCCACCGGGTCGCTGCACCTCGGTCATTACCACGGCGTGCTGAAAAACTGGGTGAAGCTGCAGTCCGAGTACCCGTGCTTCTTCTGCGTCGTCGACTGGCATGCGCTGACGACGCACTACGAGACTCCCGAGGTCATCGAGAAGAACGTGTGGGACGTGCTGATCGACTGGCTCGCATCGGGCATCGATCCGGCGCAGGCGACGCTGTTCATCCAGAGCAAGGTGCCCGAGCACGCGGAACTCGCGCTGCTGCTCGGCATGAGCACGCCGCTCGGCTGGCTCGAACGCGTGCCGACCTACAAGGAGCAGATGGAGAAGCTGAAGGACAAGGACCTGTCGACCTACGGGTTCCTTGGCTACCCGGTGCTGATGGCGGCCGACATCCTGCTGTATCGCGGCTCGCTCGTGCCGGTCGGCGAGGATCAGGTGCCGCACGTCGAGATGACGCGCGAGATCGCGCGCCGCTTCAACTACCTGTATGGCCGTGAGCCCGGCTTCGAGGAGAAGGCGCTCGAAGCCGCGAAGAAGCTCGGCGGCAAGCGTGCGAAGCTCTATCACGAGCTGCGCAATGCGTATCAGCAGGAGGGCGACGACGAGGCGCTCGAACAGGCGCGCGCGATGCTGCAGGAATCGCAGAGCCTGTCGATGAGCGACCGCGAGCGCCTGTTCGGCTATCTCGAAGGCGCGCGCAAGATCATCCTGGTCGAGCCGCAGGCGCTGCTGACCGAGGCATCGCGGATGCCGGGCCTCGACGGGCAAAAGATGTCCAAGTCGTACGGCAACACGATCGGCCTGCGCGAAGACGCCGAGACGATCACGAAGAAGGTCCGCACGATGCCGACCGATCCCGCGCGCGTGCGCCGCACCGATCCGGGCGATCCGGACAAGTGCCCGGTGTGGCAGCTGCACCAGGTCTATACGGACGAAGCGACGCACGAGTGGGTGCAGCAGGGCTGCCGCTCGGCGGGTATCGGTTGCCTCGACTGCAAGCAGCCGGTCGTCGAAGGCATCCTGCGCGAACAGCAGCCGATGCTCGAGCGCGCGCAGAAGTACATGGACGATCCGTCGCTGCTGCGCGCGATCGTCGCGGACGGTTGCGACAAGGCGCGCAAGTACGCGACGGAAACGATGCGTGACGTGCGCGACGCGATGGGCCTGTCGTACAACTGA
- a CDS encoding site-2 protease family protein, with translation MDASLIQTIAVYALPVIFAITLHEAAHGYAARLLGDNTAYVMGRVSFNPMRHIDPLGTIAIPLVMYFLTGGAFLFGYAKPVPVSFGNLRNPRWGSLWVSLAGPACNFVQALVWGLLTLVLPAVGIDEPFFTRMALAGVSANLVLGVLNLFPLPPLDGGRILAALLPPKQSIALSRIEPYGFIIVLALVATGVLTNFWLRPLVNVGYAVLSAILSPFASLF, from the coding sequence ATGGATGCTTCCCTGATACAGACCATCGCCGTCTACGCGCTGCCCGTGATCTTCGCGATCACGCTGCACGAGGCCGCGCACGGCTACGCCGCCCGCCTGCTCGGCGACAACACCGCCTACGTGATGGGGCGCGTGTCGTTCAACCCGATGCGCCACATCGATCCGCTCGGCACGATCGCGATCCCGCTCGTGATGTACTTCCTGACGGGCGGCGCGTTCCTGTTCGGCTATGCGAAGCCGGTGCCGGTTTCGTTCGGCAACCTGCGCAACCCGCGCTGGGGTAGCCTGTGGGTGTCGCTCGCGGGCCCGGCCTGCAACTTCGTGCAGGCGCTGGTCTGGGGCCTGCTGACCCTCGTGCTGCCCGCCGTCGGCATCGACGAGCCGTTCTTCACGCGGATGGCGCTTGCCGGCGTCAGCGCGAACCTCGTGCTCGGCGTGCTGAACCTGTTTCCGCTGCCGCCGCTCGACGGTGGCCGCATCCTGGCGGCGCTGCTGCCACCGAAGCAATCGATCGCGCTGTCGCGCATCGAGCCGTACGGTTTCATCATCGTCCTCGCGCTGGTCGCGACGGGCGTGCTGACGAACTTCTGGCTGCGCCCGCTCGTCAACGTCGGCTACGCCGTCCTGAGCGCCATCCTGTCCCCATTCGCCTCGCTTTTCTAA
- a CDS encoding L-threonylcarbamoyladenylate synthase, translated as MSQFFRIHPDNPQPRLIKQAVDIISKGGVIAMPTDSSYALACHLDDKDAVERVRRIRGLDEKQHLSLLVRDLSELANFAMVDNRQYRQIKSVTPGPYVFILQATKEVPRRLSHPSRKTIGLRVPDHAITLALLESLGQPLLGTTLILPPDDEPLNDPEEIRTRLEKQVDLVIDGGACPREPSTVIDLTGDEPELVRAGRGALEPFGLSAA; from the coding sequence ATGTCCCAGTTCTTCAGGATTCATCCGGATAATCCGCAGCCGCGCCTGATCAAGCAGGCCGTGGACATCATCAGCAAGGGCGGCGTGATCGCGATGCCAACCGATTCGAGCTATGCGCTCGCGTGTCATCTCGACGACAAGGATGCGGTCGAACGCGTGCGCCGGATTCGCGGCCTCGACGAGAAGCAGCACCTGTCGCTGCTCGTGCGCGACCTGTCGGAGCTCGCGAACTTCGCGATGGTCGACAATCGCCAGTACCGGCAGATCAAGTCGGTGACGCCGGGTCCCTACGTGTTCATCCTGCAGGCGACGAAGGAAGTGCCGCGCCGGCTGTCGCACCCGTCGCGCAAGACGATCGGGCTGCGCGTGCCCGACCACGCGATCACGCTCGCGCTGCTGGAATCGCTCGGCCAGCCGCTGCTCGGCACGACGCTGATCCTGCCGCCGGACGACGAGCCGCTCAACGATCCCGAAGAAATCCGCACGCGGCTCGAGAAGCAGGTCGACCTCGTGATCGACGGCGGCGCGTGCCCGCGCGAACCGTCGACGGTGATCGACCTGACCGGCGACGAGCCGGAGCTCGTGCGCGCAGGGCGCGGCGCGCTGGAACCGTTCGGCCTCTCGGCCGCATGA
- a CDS encoding 3',5'-nucleoside bisphosphate phosphatase, whose protein sequence is MNADLHCHSNVSDGLLSPADVARRAHAGGVTLWALTDHDEIGGQAAARSEAEALGMRYLSGVEISVTWAARTVHIVGLNIDPANPVLVDGLYRTRHGRAARALAIGEQLATLGIPDAYEGALKYVSNPDLISRTHFARFLVENGHAESTSDVFDRLLGDGKPGFVPHRWASLSDAVGWIRAAGGEAVVAHPGRYRYTPVEFDAFFGEFIDLGGRAIEVITGSHTPDQYREYAEVARRFGFEVSRGSDFHAPGEGRIELGSLPPLPSDLTPVWERWL, encoded by the coding sequence ATGAACGCCGATCTCCACTGCCATTCCAATGTTTCCGACGGGTTGCTGTCGCCTGCCGACGTCGCGCGCCGCGCGCATGCGGGCGGCGTGACCCTGTGGGCGCTGACCGATCACGATGAAATCGGCGGCCAGGCGGCGGCACGCAGCGAGGCGGAAGCGCTCGGCATGCGTTACCTGAGCGGCGTCGAGATTTCGGTCACGTGGGCGGCGCGCACCGTGCACATCGTCGGCCTGAACATCGATCCCGCGAACCCGGTGCTGGTCGACGGTCTGTATCGCACGCGCCACGGCCGCGCGGCGCGCGCGCTGGCGATCGGCGAGCAGCTTGCGACGCTCGGCATTCCCGACGCGTACGAAGGCGCGCTGAAGTACGTCTCGAATCCCGACCTGATCTCGCGCACGCACTTCGCGCGCTTTCTCGTCGAGAACGGCCACGCCGAATCGACGTCGGACGTGTTTGACCGGCTGCTCGGCGACGGCAAGCCCGGCTTCGTCCCGCATCGCTGGGCATCGCTGTCCGACGCGGTCGGCTGGATTCGCGCGGCGGGCGGCGAAGCCGTGGTCGCGCATCCGGGCCGCTACCGCTACACGCCCGTCGAATTCGACGCATTCTTCGGCGAATTCATCGATCTGGGCGGCCGCGCGATTGAAGTCATCACGGGCAGTCATACGCCCGACCAGTACCGCGAATACGCGGAGGTTGCGCGCCGCTTCGGCTTCGAAGTGTCGCGCGGCTCGGATTTCCACGCGCCGGGCGAGGGCCGTATCGAGCTCGGCAGCCTGCCGCCGTTGCCGTCCGACCTCACACCGGTCTGGGAGCGCTGGCTCTGA
- a CDS encoding alpha/beta fold hydrolase, translating to MSASSSVSDFVTVRGVQLHVRRWGRPDAPMLFMLHGWMDVAASFQFVVDALAGDWQVIAPDARGFGLSDWPVARQGGGHYWFHEYLGDLDALVDHYAPAGEVNLVGHSMGANVVCLYAGARPERVRRVVDLEGFGLAPARAEQAPRRLRGWLDELREPPALRPYASLDDVAARLIKTNPRLAPRRAAFLAEHWSKRGDDGLYHLLADPAHKMPGPLLYRLDEVMATWKQVRAKVLHVEAVNSPTLAHIAGDIPLPEFKARFDAFPDWREKLVEDAGHMVHHDQPEQIAALIEAFCA from the coding sequence ATGAGTGCCTCGAGTTCTGTTTCCGATTTCGTCACGGTGCGCGGTGTCCAGTTGCATGTGCGGCGCTGGGGCCGGCCCGATGCGCCGATGCTGTTCATGCTGCATGGCTGGATGGACGTCGCGGCATCGTTCCAGTTCGTCGTCGACGCGCTCGCGGGCGACTGGCAGGTGATTGCGCCCGATGCGCGCGGCTTCGGGCTGTCCGACTGGCCGGTGGCCCGGCAGGGCGGCGGCCACTACTGGTTCCACGAATACCTGGGTGATCTCGATGCGCTGGTCGACCACTATGCGCCGGCCGGCGAAGTCAACCTGGTCGGGCACAGCATGGGCGCGAACGTCGTGTGCCTGTACGCCGGCGCCCGGCCTGAACGCGTGCGTCGCGTAGTTGATCTCGAAGGCTTCGGGCTCGCGCCTGCCCGGGCTGAACAGGCGCCGCGCCGGCTGCGCGGCTGGCTGGACGAACTGCGCGAGCCGCCGGCGTTGCGGCCGTACGCGTCCCTCGACGACGTGGCGGCGCGCCTGATCAAGACCAATCCGCGGCTCGCCCCGCGACGTGCCGCGTTCCTCGCCGAGCACTGGTCGAAGCGCGGCGACGACGGTCTCTACCACCTGCTGGCCGATCCGGCGCACAAGATGCCGGGCCCGCTGCTGTACCGGCTCGATGAAGTGATGGCTACCTGGAAGCAGGTGCGGGCGAAGGTGCTGCACGTCGAAGCCGTCAATTCGCCGACGCTCGCGCATATCGCCGGCGACATCCCGCTGCCCGAATTCAAGGCGCGCTTCGACGCGTTCCCCGACTGGCGCGAAAAGCTCGTCGAGGACGCCGGCCACATGGTGCATCACGACCAGCCCGAGCAGATCGCGGCGCTGATCGAGGCGTTCTGCGCGTAG
- a CDS encoding ferritin-like domain-containing protein: protein MSMESSSSGATPACVRRVALDALRLSEPAAKAARVRALHDALRAGQAAIAPSLALPEPADLPGRPARPPLVEPRQLERRSMRSPEGRAVLLHALAHIEFNAINLALDAVWRFAGQPDAFYADWLKVAAEEAYHFTLLSDQLAAFGHLYGDFPAHNGLWEMCERTKDDVLARMALVPRTLEARGLDASPPIRARLVQAGDDASAAILDVILRDEVGHVAIGNRWFRHLCDAAGRDPVPTYRQLAEQYHAPRLRGPFNFDARRDAGFEQAELDELAAQDAADGNAAH, encoded by the coding sequence ATGAGCATGGAGTCTTCGTCTTCCGGCGCTACGCCGGCCTGTGTGCGCCGCGTGGCGCTCGACGCGCTGCGCCTTTCCGAACCGGCGGCGAAGGCCGCGCGGGTGCGCGCGTTGCACGATGCGCTGCGGGCCGGGCAGGCCGCGATCGCGCCGTCGCTCGCGCTGCCTGAACCGGCCGACCTGCCCGGACGTCCTGCCCGTCCGCCGCTCGTCGAGCCGCGCCAGCTCGAACGGCGCAGCATGCGTTCGCCCGAGGGGCGCGCGGTGCTGCTGCACGCGCTTGCCCATATCGAATTCAACGCGATCAACCTGGCGCTCGACGCGGTCTGGCGCTTCGCGGGCCAGCCGGACGCGTTCTATGCGGACTGGCTGAAGGTCGCGGCCGAGGAGGCCTATCACTTCACGCTGCTGTCCGACCAGCTGGCGGCATTCGGGCATCTGTACGGCGATTTTCCCGCGCACAACGGACTGTGGGAGATGTGCGAGCGGACCAAGGACGACGTGCTGGCACGCATGGCGCTCGTGCCGCGCACGCTCGAGGCTCGCGGGCTCGACGCATCGCCGCCGATCCGCGCGCGGCTCGTGCAGGCGGGCGACGACGCGTCGGCCGCGATCCTCGACGTGATTCTGCGCGACGAGGTCGGCCATGTCGCGATCGGCAACCGCTGGTTCCGGCATCTGTGCGACGCAGCCGGCCGCGATCCGGTGCCGACCTACCGGCAGCTGGCCGAGCAATACCATGCGCCGCGGCTGCGCGGCCCATTCAATTTCGATGCGCGCCGCGATGCCGGCTTCGAGCAGGCCGAACTCGACGAACTGGCCGCGCAGGACGCCGCGGACGGAAACGCGGCGCATTAG
- a CDS encoding gamma carbonic anhydrase family protein codes for MTIYKLGETAPTIHESVFVADTAAIIGKVVLEENASVWFGATIRGDNETIAVGAGSNVQEGAVLHTDPGFPLTIAENVTIGHQAMLHGCTIGEGSLIGIQAVVLNGAVIGRNCLVGAGAVVTEGKTFPDNSLILGAPAKVVRELSAEDIARLRANAKTYVERRAHFKEQLVRIG; via the coding sequence GTGACGATCTACAAACTGGGCGAGACGGCCCCGACGATCCACGAAAGCGTATTCGTCGCCGACACGGCGGCCATCATCGGCAAGGTCGTCCTCGAGGAGAACGCGAGCGTGTGGTTTGGCGCGACGATTCGCGGCGACAACGAAACCATTGCCGTTGGCGCCGGCAGCAACGTCCAGGAAGGCGCGGTCCTGCACACGGACCCGGGCTTTCCGCTGACGATTGCCGAAAACGTGACGATCGGGCACCAGGCGATGCTGCACGGCTGCACGATCGGCGAAGGTTCGCTGATCGGGATTCAGGCGGTGGTCTTGAATGGTGCGGTCATCGGCCGCAACTGTCTGGTTGGCGCAGGCGCGGTCGTGACGGAAGGCAAGACGTTCCCGGACAACTCGCTGATTCTCGGCGCACCGGCGAAAGTCGTGCGCGAGCTGTCGGCGGAAGACATCGCGCGGCTGCGCGCAAACGCGAAGACGTATGTCGAGCGGCGCGCGCATTTCAAGGAGCAACTCGTGCGGATCGGGTGA
- the hslO gene encoding Hsp33 family molecular chaperone HslO gives MSDQLQKFMFNAAPVRGEIVSLRNTWQEVLARRDYPAPVRTVLGEMMAACALLSANLKFHGTLIMQIFGDGPVQMLVVQCGSDLSMRATAKFAGDSAQTIGDDTSFASLVNASGHGRCVITLDPADKLPGQQPYQGIVPLNGVDGPLESVSQVLEHYMHHSEQLDTRLWLAADRDRAVGMLLQKLPGDGGIVPRNAETDIDTWERVCTLGGTLSAKELLEVEPEVVFRRLFWQENVQHFEPAGTRFQCSCSREKVGAMLRMLGRDEVDSVIVERGHVEIHCEFCNQRYEFDPVDVAQLFAAPGVETGIAPATDQRH, from the coding sequence GTGAGCGACCAGTTACAGAAATTCATGTTCAATGCGGCGCCCGTGCGCGGCGAGATCGTTTCGCTGCGCAATACGTGGCAGGAAGTGCTCGCCCGCCGCGACTACCCTGCCCCCGTGCGCACGGTGCTCGGCGAGATGATGGCCGCGTGCGCGCTGCTGTCCGCGAACCTGAAATTTCACGGCACCCTGATCATGCAGATCTTCGGCGACGGGCCGGTCCAGATGCTGGTCGTCCAGTGCGGTTCGGATCTGTCGATGCGGGCCACCGCGAAGTTCGCCGGCGACTCGGCGCAAACGATCGGCGACGACACCAGCTTCGCGTCGCTCGTCAACGCGAGCGGCCACGGCCGTTGCGTGATCACGCTCGACCCGGCCGACAAGCTGCCGGGCCAGCAGCCGTACCAGGGCATCGTGCCGCTGAACGGCGTCGACGGCCCGCTCGAGTCGGTGTCGCAGGTGCTCGAGCACTACATGCATCACTCTGAGCAGCTCGATACGCGGCTGTGGCTCGCGGCCGATCGCGACCGCGCGGTCGGCATGCTGTTGCAGAAGCTGCCGGGCGACGGCGGCATCGTGCCACGCAACGCCGAAACCGATATCGACACGTGGGAGCGCGTCTGCACGCTCGGCGGCACGCTGTCCGCCAAGGAACTGCTCGAGGTCGAACCGGAAGTCGTGTTCCGCCGGCTGTTCTGGCAGGAAAACGTGCAGCACTTCGAACCGGCCGGCACGCGCTTCCAGTGCTCGTGCTCGCGCGAGAAGGTGGGCGCGATGCTGCGCATGCTCGGTCGCGACGAAGTCGACAGCGTGATCGTCGAGCGCGGCCACGTCGAGATCCACTGCGAGTTCTGCAACCAGCGCTACGAGTTCGATCCCGTCGACGTCGCGCAGTTGTTCGCGGCACCCGGCGTCGAGACCGGCATCGCGCCGGCAACCGACCAGCGTCACTGA
- the ftsB gene encoding cell division protein FtsB produces MRLVTVVLIALLALIQYPLWWGHGGWLRVHELRQQLDDQLQKNADEKLRNERTAGEVQDLQSGTAAIEERARYEMGMVKDGEVFVQFVSPNAPAGPLNNTPSNTSTRGTVSAAPVRVVPNPQSIAKPSRHHGGDKGKAAHH; encoded by the coding sequence ATGCGGCTTGTCACTGTCGTCCTGATTGCCTTGCTGGCGCTCATTCAGTACCCCCTATGGTGGGGACACGGCGGCTGGCTGCGGGTGCATGAATTGCGTCAGCAGCTTGACGACCAGCTCCAGAAGAATGCGGACGAAAAGCTACGTAACGAGCGCACGGCCGGCGAAGTGCAGGATCTGCAGAGCGGCACCGCGGCCATCGAGGAGCGTGCGCGCTACGAGATGGGCATGGTGAAGGACGGCGAAGTCTTCGTGCAGTTCGTGTCGCCGAATGCGCCCGCAGGCCCGCTGAACAACACGCCGTCGAACACGTCGACGCGCGGTACCGTCTCCGCGGCGCCGGTGCGTGTCGTACCGAACCCGCAGTCGATTGCGAAGCCGTCGCGGCATCATGGCGGCGACAAGGGCAAGGCCGCGCATCACTGA
- the eno gene encoding phosphopyruvate hydratase — translation MSAIVDIIGREILDSRGNPTVECDVLLESGTMGRAAVPSGASTGSREAIELRDGEAGRYNGKGVLKAVEHINTEISEAIMGLDASEQAFLDKTLLELDGTDNKSRLGANAMLAVSMAVAKAAAEEAGLPLYRYFGGSGAMQLPVPMMNIVNGGAHANNSLDIQEFMIVPVSQPTFREALRCGAEVFHALKKILSDRGMSTAVGDEGGFAPNFGSNDECLSTILQAIEKAGYRAGEDVLLALDCAASEFYHDGKYQLAGEGLQLSSAEFTDYLATLADKFPIVSIEDGMHESDWEGWKLLTDRLGKKVQLVGDDLFVTNTRILKEGIEKGIANSILIKINQIGTLTETFAAIEMAKRAGYTAVISHRSGETEDSTIADIAVGLNAGQIKTGSLSRSDRISKYNQLLRIEEDLGDIASYPGKSAFYNLR, via the coding sequence ATGAGTGCCATCGTAGATATCATCGGCCGCGAGATTCTGGATTCGCGCGGCAACCCCACCGTCGAATGCGACGTGCTGCTCGAATCGGGCACGATGGGCCGCGCGGCGGTGCCGTCGGGCGCGTCCACCGGCTCGCGTGAAGCGATCGAACTGCGCGACGGCGAAGCCGGCCGCTACAACGGCAAGGGCGTGCTGAAGGCAGTCGAGCACATCAACACCGAAATCTCCGAAGCCATCATGGGCCTCGACGCGTCGGAACAGGCGTTCCTCGACAAGACGCTGCTCGAGCTGGACGGCACCGACAACAAGTCGCGCCTCGGCGCGAACGCGATGCTGGCCGTGTCGATGGCCGTGGCGAAGGCCGCTGCCGAAGAGGCAGGCCTGCCGCTGTACCGCTACTTCGGCGGCTCGGGCGCGATGCAACTGCCGGTGCCGATGATGAACATCGTCAACGGCGGCGCGCACGCGAACAACAGCCTCGACATCCAGGAATTCATGATCGTCCCGGTCAGCCAGCCGACGTTCCGTGAAGCCCTGCGTTGCGGCGCGGAAGTGTTCCACGCGCTGAAGAAGATCCTGAGCGACCGCGGCATGAGCACGGCAGTCGGCGACGAAGGCGGCTTCGCACCGAACTTCGGCAGCAACGACGAGTGCCTGTCGACGATCCTGCAGGCGATCGAGAAGGCCGGCTACCGCGCGGGCGAAGACGTGCTGCTCGCGCTCGACTGCGCGGCATCCGAGTTCTACCACGACGGCAAGTACCAGCTCGCGGGCGAAGGCCTGCAACTGTCGTCGGCCGAATTCACCGACTACCTCGCGACGCTCGCCGACAAGTTCCCGATCGTGTCGATCGAGGACGGCATGCACGAAAGCGACTGGGAAGGCTGGAAGCTGCTGACCGACCGCCTCGGCAAGAAGGTGCAGCTGGTCGGCGACGACCTGTTCGTCACGAACACGCGCATCCTCAAGGAAGGCATCGAGAAGGGCATCGCGAACTCGATCCTCATCAAGATCAACCAGATTGGTACGCTGACCGAAACGTTCGCGGCGATCGAAATGGCGAAGCGCGCGGGCTACACGGCCGTGATCTCGCACCGCTCGGGCGAAACGGAAGATTCGACGATCGCGGACATCGCGGTCGGCCTGAATGCCGGTCAGATCAAGACGGGTTCGCTGTCGCGCAGCGACCGCATCTCGAAGTACAACCAGTTGCTGCGCATCGAGGAAGATCTCGGCGACATCGCAAGCTACCCGGGTAAATCGGCTTTCTATAACCTGCGCTAA
- the kdsA gene encoding 3-deoxy-8-phosphooctulonate synthase, translating into MKLCDFEVGLDKPFFLIAGTCVVESEQMTIDTAGRLKEICEKLNVPFIYKSSYDKANRSSGKSFRGLGMDEGLRILSEVKRQLGLPVLTDVHSIDEIEQVASVVDVLQTPAFLCRQTDFIHACARSGKPVNIKKGQFLAPHDMKNVIDKARDAAREAGLSEDRFMACERGVSFGYNNLVSDMRSLAIMRETNAPVVFDATHSVQLPGGQGTSSGGQREFVPVLARAAVATGVAGLFMETHPNPAEAKSDGPNAVPLNRMGALLETLVTLDQAVKRNPFLENDFN; encoded by the coding sequence ATGAAGCTGTGCGATTTCGAGGTCGGTCTCGACAAGCCTTTCTTCCTGATCGCGGGTACCTGCGTCGTCGAATCGGAGCAAATGACGATCGACACGGCGGGCCGCCTGAAGGAGATCTGCGAGAAGCTGAACGTTCCGTTCATCTACAAGTCGTCCTACGACAAGGCGAACCGCAGCTCGGGCAAGTCGTTCCGTGGCCTCGGAATGGACGAAGGCCTGCGGATCCTGTCCGAGGTGAAGCGCCAGCTCGGCTTGCCGGTGCTGACCGACGTGCATTCGATCGACGAGATCGAGCAGGTCGCGTCGGTGGTCGACGTGCTGCAGACGCCGGCGTTCCTGTGCCGCCAGACCGACTTCATCCACGCGTGCGCGCGCTCGGGCAAGCCCGTCAACATCAAGAAGGGCCAGTTCCTTGCGCCGCACGACATGAAGAACGTGATCGACAAGGCGCGCGACGCGGCACGTGAAGCGGGGCTGTCGGAAGACCGCTTCATGGCGTGCGAGCGCGGCGTCTCGTTCGGCTACAACAATCTCGTGTCGGACATGCGTTCGCTCGCGATCATGCGCGAGACGAACGCGCCGGTCGTGTTCGACGCGACCCACTCGGTGCAGTTGCCGGGCGGGCAGGGCACGAGCTCGGGCGGCCAGCGCGAATTCGTGCCGGTGCTCGCGCGTGCGGCGGTCGCGACGGGTGTCGCCGGCCTCTTCATGGAAACGCACCCGAATCCGGCGGAAGCGAAGTCGGACGGCCCGAACGCGGTGCCGCTGAACCGGATGGGTGCGCTGCTGGAGACGCTGGTCACGCTCGACCAGGCGGTGAAGCGCAATCCGTTCCTGGAAAACGATTTCAATTAA